In Myxococcales bacterium, the following proteins share a genomic window:
- a CDS encoding class I SAM-dependent methyltransferase, translated as MDDASDSLELSDLLVRIDPRTFERGAIRRAELVNELDRVKMRQALRIVRDIPGTDELDGAYIDQMFLRSHRELQRLSQEFGIAARVSRLLTAMVASAQEAGHKSIEVVEVGCGIGYLTRWLAAYANLPEGVSFIGYDFNRVLVEEATTLAQREKLPCLFHTQNAFAPAEASGARIYISSSVLHHFRGSALDEFFRRQQGSVGFLHADIKRSWAAPVGAWLFHIARMREPLARHDGYCSARRAHAVAVLANAARQTSLHTAILDGAASRLPILRAWNWGIGMRPNRYEGFQSRIPQALGARMSVI; from the coding sequence ATGGATGACGCATCTGATAGCCTCGAACTTAGCGACCTTTTGGTTCGAATCGATCCGCGCACCTTCGAACGCGGCGCGATCCGCAGGGCAGAGCTAGTAAACGAGTTAGACCGCGTAAAGATGCGGCAAGCGCTGCGAATTGTCCGGGACATTCCTGGCACCGACGAGCTCGACGGTGCCTACATAGATCAGATGTTTTTGCGGTCTCACCGCGAACTTCAGCGCCTTTCGCAAGAGTTTGGCATCGCCGCTCGGGTATCACGCTTGCTGACGGCAATGGTGGCCTCGGCGCAAGAGGCTGGGCACAAATCTATTGAAGTGGTTGAGGTCGGTTGCGGCATTGGGTATCTGACCCGCTGGCTTGCCGCCTATGCCAACCTTCCCGAGGGCGTCTCGTTTATTGGTTACGACTTCAATCGCGTGCTGGTTGAGGAGGCCACCACGTTAGCGCAGCGCGAAAAACTACCCTGCCTGTTTCATACCCAGAACGCGTTTGCACCAGCCGAAGCTAGCGGCGCGCGCATCTACATTTCCTCAAGCGTGCTTCACCATTTCCGCGGCTCAGCGCTGGACGAATTCTTTCGTCGCCAGCAAGGCAGCGTTGGTTTTTTGCACGCCGATATCAAGCGTTCTTGGGCGGCACCAGTTGGCGCATGGCTCTTTCACATAGCACGCATGCGTGAACCCCTCGCGCGCCACGATGGATATTGCTCAGCGCGCCGTGCTCACGCCGTCGCAGTGCTCGCGAATGCCGCAAGACAAACCAGCCTGCATACGGCAATCTTGGATGGCGCTGCGTCGAGGCTTCCAATTTTGCGAGCATGGAATTGGGGGATCGGCATGCGACCAAACCGCTATGAGGGTTTTCAGTCCCGCATTCCCCAAGCCCTCGGGGCGCGGATGAGCGTTATATGA
- a CDS encoding transposase, whose translation MKKATEVSSVAQRRRFSVNEKLRILREADACGKERGGVTALLRREGIYSSHLSMWRRQRLAGQFGAAPKKRGPVAVPPDARDKQIADLERRAARAEARADRAERLCALQKKVSELFGIPLPDPESEPKP comes from the coding sequence ATGAAAAAAGCGACCGAGGTGTCGTCGGTAGCACAGCGGCGCCGGTTCTCGGTTAACGAAAAGTTGCGAATTCTGCGGGAGGCCGATGCCTGCGGCAAAGAGCGCGGTGGGGTCACGGCCCTGTTGCGCCGGGAAGGGATTTACTCGTCGCATCTGAGTATGTGGCGTCGGCAGCGCCTGGCTGGCCAGTTCGGCGCTGCGCCGAAGAAGCGGGGCCCCGTGGCGGTGCCACCAGATGCGCGGGATAAGCAAATCGCTGACCTTGAGCGGCGCGCCGCACGGGCGGAGGCGCGGGCCGATCGCGCCGAGCGGTTGTGCGCGCTCCAAAAAAAAGTCTCGGAGCTGTTCGGGATACCGCTGCCGGATCCCGAGAGCGAGCCCAAGCCTTGA